The genomic segment CATAACTTATTGTATTTATTAGATTGCTTCGGGCTAAAGCCCTCGCAATGACCTCGGTTCATGACTTTTTACGAATCCATCAAGGTTATCTCAATATGCTATTCTTCTTTTACAGGCAAGGTGAAGTAAAATTTACTGCCCTCTTCGTATTTGCTCTCTGCCCAGATATTTCCACCCTGCATTTCAACCAGCCCTCTGCAGATACTAAGCCCTAAGCCGACTCCTCCGTATGGACGGGTGGCTGAGAGATCAAGCGGTCTAAACATATCAAAGAGATTGTTAAGATCCTCTTCCCTGATTCCCATGCCTGTGTCTGAAATACAGACCTCAACGAATTTAGGTGTCTGGGAGGGCCTGGCACTTAAGGTTATACGCCCTTCCTGGGTAAATTTAATGGCATTATGCAGTAGATTTGTTACCACCTGCCTGACCCTATCTGGGTCTGCGTATGCCAAGACCATCCACCGGTTGCTGGAATATAGTCTAACAAAAGGAGGCTTTCAAAGGAACGAGGAAAAACCGCTGGATTGCGATCTGATCATCATCGATGAAGCCTCGATGATCGATACGATTCTGATGCAGCACCTTTTAATGGCCGTACATTTCAAAACGACGTTAATTCTTGTCGGCGATGTGAATCAGCTCCCTTCCGTGGGGGCGGGAAACGTTCTTAAAGACATCATTGCCTCCGGAGCTGTACCGGTGGTTGAACTCAACCGGATCTTCCGTCAAGCCCGAGCAAGCCGAATCATCGTTAATGCCCATCGAATCAACAGCGGGGAGCTTCCCTTTACGGAAAGCGATGGGCCTGATACCGATTTTTATTTTATCGAGCAGGAAGATCCCCAAAAAGTTCTGGAAATAATACTTGAGCTGACCAAAACGCGGATACCCCGCCGCTTCGGTTTTGATCCGGTTGACGACATTCAGGTGTTATCGCCCATGCACCGGGGGATCGTGGGGGCCGAAAATCTCAACGCCCAGTTGCAAAAGGCACTGAACCCGGGCCAGGACGGCATTATGCGCGGCGGCTGGAATTATCGGGTCAATGATAAAGTCATGCAGATCAGAAACAATTATGACAAGGAGGTTTTTAACGGTGACATTGGAAAAATTGTCGGGATTCAACCCGATGATCATGAAGTCATCATCAACTTTGACGGCCGGGATGTTGCCTACGACTTTTCGGAGATAGATGAGATCGTTCTGGCCTATGCCGTTTCGGTGCACAAGTCACAAGGTTCCGAATACCCGGCCGTGGTGATCCCCATACTGACTCAGCATTATATGCTCTTGCAGCGCAATCTGATTTACACGGCCGTTACCCGGGGACGGGAATTGGTTGTGCTGATCGGCACCAAAAGAGCTCTCGCCATCGCCATCAATAACGACAAGCCGCATAAGCGATACACGTATTTACGCTACCGGCTGAGCTGATGTTTTTTTTAGCGTCCCGCCCTGGACCGTTACAGGGCGGGGAGGCGAGATTTCGCTAGCTCTTGCTGGAGGTTATGGTTTGAAAAGAAGTGACCTGCTGCTTGACTTTTGTGCTTTTGCACTTTGGACACCGGAATTTTGTCTTTTCATACTCCGAGATTTTCATTATCAGGGTAAAAGGCTTGTTACACTTTTCACAGATGAATTCATATGTTGGCATGGTTGACCTCCTTTTACGAAATGAGATTCTTTCTACTGAGTCGATATTTGATCTGTGTCCGCTCCGAAAATGTCTATCCTGATCGTGAAAAATCCAGATTGATTATCTTCTTATATAACGATTTTTGACCGGATTATCAATATATTTTCAAGGGTCGATAAATGTTGCTCGACCCCTGGTATGTGCGTTCAAGAAAATTTTAAGCGTACATACATTATCCATCAATAGTTCGATTGACTCCCTCTTCAAGCGGAGTGGCGGCTCAACCGAACCGGCTGGGCAGCAACGAGCTGATTCGGTATAACCTGCGCATAATTTGTGCCTCAAACAAGGATCTTAGGGCCGAAATACATAAGGGAAATTTCCGGGAAGATCTTTTCTTCAGGCTTTTTTCGGTGGAGATTCGCCTGCCGGCGCTCAGGGAAAGAAAGGGGGATATCGTCCCTTTATCCATGTCATTTTTGGAAGATATCTCCAACCTTTTTGGTAAAAAGATTGCCGGTTTTTCTCCGGAAGTCCTGAATGTGTTTGAAAACTACAGTTGGCCTGGAAACATCCGCCAACTGCGGCGGGAGATTGAGCGGCTGGTGGCCTTAACGCCACAGGGTGAATTGATATCCCCGGACAAATGTTCCCCGGAGCTTCTGACGCCGCCGAATCAAACTCTACCGGAGAGTGTGCGCCTGGATGACTCGCTTGGGCACCAGGTTCAACTGCTGGAAACCAGGCTGATTGCCAAAGCGTTGCAGGAAACCGCCGGCAACAGGTTAAAGGCAGCGACGCTGCTGGGAATAACACGGCAGGGACTGTATAAAAAAATGAAACGATATCAGATTGCGCATTAATCTGATTCCGCAGTTTTGATGGTTGCTTTCATGCCTTTCTTTATTAATTTTGCCAGCCTGTTGTTTACCCTGACCATAGCATAGGAGGCTGAAGTCTGGCGAACATCGCCGCAGGTGATTTTTTCCCCTGTAAATGAATAGAAACAAACTTCGGCTCCAAAGACAAAACCGGCTTCCTTGCCTTGGTCAATATAGACATGCCCTTCATGGGTATCAACCCTTGTTACCTCGGCCGCAAAAGCAACGCCGCCGGCAAAGGTGACTGCGATTGTTATCGCTGTTACCAAAAAGAAAAATGCTTTGATTTTTTGCATATCATCCTCCAAGATGTCATCTTTTGCAAAACAGCACCGCCACCCTAAGCC from the Candidatus Desulfatibia profunda genome contains:
- a CDS encoding AAA family ATPase, whose translation is MPVSEIQTSTNLGVWEGLALKVIRPSWVNLMALCSRFVTTCLTLSGSAYAKTIHRLLEYSLTKGGFQRNEEKPLDCDLIIIDEASMIDTILMQHLLMAVHFKTTLILVGDVNQLPSVGAGNVLKDIIASGAVPVVELNRIFRQARASRIIVNAHRINSGELPFTESDGPDTDFYFIEQEDPQKVLEIILELTKTRIPRRFGFDPVDDIQVLSPMHRGIVGAENLNAQLQKALNPGQDGIMRGGWNYRVNDKVMQIRNNYDKEVFNGDIGKIVGIQPDDHEVIINFDGRDVAYDFSEIDEIVLAYAVSVHKSQGSEYPAVVIPILTQHYMLLQRNLIYTAVTRGRELVVLIGTKRALAIAINNDKPHKRYTYLRYRLS
- a CDS encoding zinc ribbon domain-containing protein encodes the protein MPTYEFICEKCNKPFTLIMKISEYEKTKFRCPKCKSTKVKQQVTSFQTITSSKS
- a CDS encoding sigma-54-dependent Fis family transcriptional regulator, which produces MAAQPNRLGSNELIRYNLRIICASNKDLRAEIHKGNFREDLFFRLFSVEIRLPALRERKGDIVPLSMSFLEDISNLFGKKIAGFSPEVLNVFENYSWPGNIRQLRREIERLVALTPQGELISPDKCSPELLTPPNQTLPESVRLDDSLGHQVQLLETRLIAKALQETAGNRLKAATLLGITRQGLYKKMKRYQIAH